In the Arachis ipaensis cultivar K30076 chromosome B10, Araip1.1, whole genome shotgun sequence genome, one interval contains:
- the LOC107624520 gene encoding probable C-terminal domain small phosphatase yields MGCHAAQSNNTDCDSPKECAADEIKSDKEFSSNEEASSEILRICSCVGCKVGILKKKLLVLDINGLLVDLVYPPPNDQNPDTIIRGVAVFKRPFYLDFLKFCFERFEVSIWSSRSRRNVEPIVEYLMGEMKNKLLFCWDYSHCTGTSFKTFEDSHKELQFKDMKKVWDKQFPNLPWDKGYYNESNTLLLDDSPCKALLNPPYTTLFPHTFTYKNKSDNSLGAGGDLREYIGELVNVENVPKYVEEHPFGQEPITKTSQSWNFYIQIIDSLSAS; encoded by the exons ATGGGATGCCATGCAGCACAAAGCAACAATACAGATTGTGATTCTCCAAAAGAATGTGCGGCAGATGAAATAAAAAGTGACAAAGAATTTTCCTCTAATGAAGAGGCCAGTTCAGAAATCTTGAGAATTTGTTCTTGTGTTGGGTGCAAAgttggaattttgaaaaaaaagcttCTTGTTCTTGATATTAATGGATTGCTTGTGGATTTGGTTTATCCTCCTCCAAATGATCAAAATCCAGATACAATTATTAGAGGGGTAGCAG TATTCAAGAGGCCTTTTTATCTGGATTTTCTTAAATTCTGCTTTGAGAGATTTGAAGTTAGTATATGGTCTTCAAGATCAAG gagAAATGTTGAACCAATTGTTGAGTATTTGATGGGagaaatgaaaaataagttgttgTTCTGTTGG GACTATTCTCATTGTACTGGAACAAGCTTCAAAACATTTGAAGATAGTCACAAGGAGCTGCAGTTTAAGGATATGAAGAAAGTTTGGGATAAGCAGTTCCCTAATCTTCCTTGGGATAAAGGATATTACAATGAATCAAATACATTATTATTGGATGATTCTCCCTGCAAAGCGTTGCTTAATCCT CCATACACTACACTCTTCCCTCATACATTCACTTACAAGAATAAGAGTGACAATTCATTAG GTGCTGGTGGTGACCTTCGAGAATATATAGGTGAATTGGTAAACGTGGAAAATGTCCCAAAGTATGTTGAGGAACACCCATTTGGCCAAGAACCAATCACCAAAACAAGTCAATCTTGGAACTTCTACATCCAAATTATTGATAGTCTTTCTGCCTCTTGA